TTAAGATATAGAATTGATGGATCTCTACTAAAGATATCTGAATTTCCAAAGTCAATTGGGCCTGCAATAGTCTCAAGAATAAAGATACTCTCGACCCTAGACATATCAGAAAGAAGAAGGCCTCAAGACGGCAGGATGCATCTTGAAGTTGCTAATAAAGATATCGATATGAGAGTATCAATTATGCCCTGCACACAGGGTGAAAAGGTTGTTCTCAGAATATTTGACAAAAAAGCCGTTGCAATGGAACTGGAGGCATTGGGATTTCCTGAAAGAGAGCTTAGAACCTTTAAGTCTATATTGCAAAAACCATACGGCATGATATTCGTAACAGGTCCTACTGGCTCAGGGAAATCTACTACTCTTTATTCTGCTCTTAACCTTCTTAACAGAGAAGATGTTAACATATTGACTGCTGAGGATCCGGTGGAGTTTTATATTCCTGGTATAACTCAGTCTCAGGTAAATCCTCAGATAAACCTTACATTTGCAACTTTATTAAGATCCTTTTTAAGACAGGATCCTGATATTATTATGGTTGGCGAGATCAGGGATTCTGAGACTGCTGAGATAGCTGTAAGGGCTGCAATGACAGGGCATTTAGTTCTAAGTACCCTTCACACAAATGACGCTGCTAGCGCTTTTCCAAGGCTTATGGACATGGATGTAGAGCCGTTTTTGCTTGCATCCAGCACTCTTTGTATTTTGGCACAAAGACTTGTAAGGAAGGTCTGTCCTGAATGCGTAAGGGAGGTCCCAATGCCAGAGGATATGAAAATAGCCTTAGGGATATCTCCTGGAGGTTTTGGCTTTGGTCCCGTTGGAGAGGTAACATATTTTGAAGGTACAGGTTGCAGCGCGTGCTTTGGCACGGGGTATAAGGGAAGGACTGTGGTGCCTGAGCTTTTAGTGGTAAACGATGAAATAAGATCCCTTGTTATGTCTAGAGCACCTTCTAAAGAGATAAAGAGCGCAGCTATTAAAGGTGGCATGAGAACAATGAGAGAGAATGGCGTAGATCTTATATTTAAGGGGATTACCACACCTCAGGAAATTGTGAAGAAGATATTTACGGAAGAGTAGGAGGGAATATGGAGATAACTGAACTTCTTGAAAAGGCTACTCAAATGAATGCGAGTGACATTCACATCTCTGTGGGAATACCCCCTGTAATAAGAAGAGAGGGAAAACTAATAAGATTGGAAGAATATGGAAATATTACTCCAAAGATCGCATTTGAGCTTATTTTCTCTATGCTTTCAGATTACCAGAAAAAGAAAATAGAGGAAGAGTTAGATATTGACTTTTCCTACGGTATATCTGGAGTTGGAAGATTCAGGGTAAACGTGTTTAAACAAAGAGGAGTATGGGGAGCAGCGCTAAGGCTTATTCCATGGGATATTCCAAGCCTAGAAACTCTGGGACTACCACCTATAATAGCTGAATTTGCAAAACTGGTAAGAGGGCTTGTCCTTGTAACAGGTCCTACTGGCTCAGGGAAATCTACCACGCTTGCCTCTCTTGTAAACATAATAAACAGAACAAGGGAGTGTCATATTATTACTATTGAAGACCCTATTGAATACCTTCACTCTCACAAGAAATCTATTGTAGATCAAAGAGAGGTTGGAAATGACACTAAGTCTTTTGCTAGAGCTGTTAGGGCATCCTTAAGAGAGGACCCTGACGTAATACTAGTAGGCGAGATGAGGGACCTCGAAACTATTGCTGCAGCTATCACAGCTGCTGAAACAGGGCATTTGGTGTTCTCAACCCTTCACACTAACGATGCACCACAAACTATAGACAGAATTATAGATGTCTTCCCAACCAATCAGCAGCAGCAAATAAGGACTCAGCTTTCCACTGCCCTTCAAGGAGTGGTATCTCAGGCACTTTTGCCAAAGATTGGCGGTGGTAGAGTGGTAGCAACGGAGGTAATGATTGCAACTCCTGCTGTAAGAAACCTTATTAGAGAGGGCAAGACGTCCCAGCTTTATTCTGTAATACAGACCTCCGGAAGATACGGCATGCAGCAGTTAGACTCATCTCTTAAAGATCTAGTTCTTCGAGGCAAGGTATCCTTTGAGGATGCTTTTACCGTAGCTGTGAACAAGGAAGAGTTCATGCGTCTGGTAGGTAGGTTATAATGCCTAACTTCTTTTATAGAGTGAGAGACGCTAAAGGCAAGCTGGTTACAGGCACAACAGATGCTGTTTCCCTACTGGTTTTAAAAAACGATCTTAGAAATAAGGGCTTTCTTGTAGTTGAGATAAAAGAGATTAAGGATGTGTCTAAAGATGTTAAGGTGGACAAAGTTGAGAAAGGCTCATCCTTTACTCTGCCAATTTTTAACAGAGTTACCCAGAAGGATCTTGCTATATTTTCAAGACAATTTGCTACTCTGGTGGCAGCAGGAGTTCCTATTGCAAGAACTCTAAACACCCTTAAGTCGCAAACAAGGAAAAAGGTTTTCAAAGAAGTTATTGACGATGTTCTGAAGAGAGTAGAAGGAGGAGAGAGCCTTGCGAGGGCTCTTGAAAGACACAACAACGTTTTTAACAAACTTTATACCAGTCTGGTAAGAGCAGGCGAGACGTCTGGCTCTCTTGACGTAATACTTGCAAGGGTTGCAACATATCTGGAAAAAGAGATGGCCCTTAGAAACCAAGTAAAGCAGGCTGTGAGCTATCCTATATTTGTCTTAACCATTGCCTTGGCTCTCAGCGCATTTTTGCTAATGTTTATTGTTCCTATGTTTGCAGGATTCCTTACGGGAATGGGTGCAAAATTACCCCTTATGACTACAATAGTGGTAAATGCGAGCCAATTTTTGATACACAACTTTATCTGGATAGTTTTGATAATCATCGCTGGCGTTTTTTTGTTTGCCAGATTCCTTAGCAATCCTGTAGGTAGAGAGATGTTTGATCTTGTAGTATTCAGGCTTCCTATTTTTGGTCCACTTTACATGAAGATAGAGTGCTCAAGATTTGCCAGGACGTTTGGTTCTATGACGAGAAGCGGTGTGCCAATACTTACTTCTCTTGAGATAATAGAAGACGTATTAATGAGCGTTGTATTAAAGAAGGGCATAAGATTTGTGCACGATGCGGTTAAAAGGGGTCAAACAATTGCTGACTCCATGAGGAAGACCGATAAGTTTCCTATGGTACTGGTAGAGATGATAGCAATAGGCGAGGAAACTGGGCACCTGGATGAGATGTTGGACAAGTCTGCCGATTACTACGACGACGAGGTGGAAACTACAGTGAAGGCTCTCTCAAGCATGCTCGAGCCTGCTATGATAGTGATAATAGGTGGCATTGTGGGATTTATAGTAATTGCAATGTATCTGCCTATATTTAGCCTGTATCAGGCAATTGCAAAGTAATTTCGGGGTTTAAGAATTTACTTTACTCTTGTCGATAATTTGGTTAATATAATAAATCTTAAGGAGGTGAAAGAACTTTTTAGTTGATAAAGTTTTTTCTTTGTTCTATAATCAAATAGGCTTTGAAACTAATCTAAGGAGGGGTAATATGCAAAGTTTTCCAAGAAAGAGCCTAAGAAATAAAAGGGGTTTCACGTTGATAGAACTTCTGGTAGTCATCGTCATCATCGGTATCCTTGCGGCAGTGGCATTTCCAATTTACCAAAACTTTATGAAAAACGCGGCTGACGCTGATGCGAAGGGTGCGCTGGCTTCATTAAGGAGTGCAGAGGCGCTTTACTATGCACAATATGGAACATATACTAAAGATATAGGTACTCTTGCGGGTATGGTGCAGACTCAAGGCGGAATTACTGTTGGTGCAAATGGAATTTCTGTTACTGCAGGTGGAGCTACTTATAATTACACTATTACTGCTGATTCTACGAGTGGTCTTGTTTCTTGTACTGGTAATGGAGCTATGGGGACATCCTGCTCAAACTGGTAAAACTCCAAAAGGCCGCTTCGGCGGCCTTTTTTAAAACAAATTTTTCTTCTGACTATAGGGTGTGTTAAGTTGATCGAAAGAATAAGCATAAATACCTCAAAGAAGCTTCAATTAATAGACGTTACCTCTTTGGTAGAAAGCGCGCTTAGAAATTCATATGGCGCATATAATGGGGTGCTTCTTTGCTACGTGCCTCACACGACTGCGGCAATTACTATAAACGAGGCAGCAGATCCTGATGTGGCCCTTGACATTGAAAGCTTTCTCAAACTTCATCTTCCTGAGGGCATAAAGTTTAGGCATCTTGAAGGAAATTCTGACGCACACGTCATCTCTACTCTTATTGGTTCATCTGTAATAGTTCCTGTAGAAAATGGAAGTCTTAAACTAGGTAGGTGGCAGGGAATATTCTTTGTGGAAGCAGATGGCCCCAGAGTTAGAAATATAAATATAGTAAAACTAACTTCTTAGTCGGCTAATTTTATTAACCTGTCGTTATATACGTCTATCTTTTCCCAAACTAATTTAATTTTATTGCTGTACAGCAACTGATCCTGGCTAGTTAACCTAAATGACTCTATGGGCACAGCGCTCATAAAGTAATCTTTTTCATTAACATTTAGTGGCAGGGGACTTATCCAGACGCCTTCTACAGCGTTGTCAGGAAGGAGGCGAAATTTGTGAATATTACCCTTTCTATCCTTATACTCAATCTCGATTGGCTCTTCTTTATATAATATGCGCTTAATTGTGCCAAAGATATTTTTCTTTATATAGATTTTTGCAAGCACTATGCTTTTATTCGATCCGCTTATGGGAACACTTGTCCAGCTGTTCCAACTTATCTCAGATTGCCCTATTCTTGTGGGTTCAGAGATTGATGGGGATGCGCTTCTTTTAAGAAGGGTAAATTTCTTTTCTCTTTTTATCATAGAGTAATTTCTAAGGATATCTAATACAGTTTTTGGGTCATCATTTAAGAGCATTCCACCCCTGAAGCTTTGAAAAAAAGGGTTATTGTCAGCTCTATACCAGATGTAATATTCTGGCGCTCTATTTGATCGCAAAAAGTCATCATTTTTGCTGTCAAGCCAGGGCGTGTAATCCGTATAGGATTGGAAGACAGGTCTTGGATCCCAGTTTAAATAGTTAGCAAATACCAGAGATGATTCTCATGGATATATATCTACTGTTGATCTTTTTATTATTCCCTCGATCTTTTCCGGCAGGGTATCTATTTCAAGATTTTTTGCAGTCTGAACTTTTGTGTTTTGTGTCATCGCTGTAAGATCTGCTACGTTGAAGTACTTGAAGTCCAGGCTGTTTGCTATATTCCCTAGAAGGTTTGAGTAGTAATTTGGCATTATTGAATTGGATGATATCAAAAAAATAAGCATTGTAAACCAGGATATTGTGAATCTTTTTAGAAATGGCACAATTTCTTTATTTTCTGAAACGATAATTGTAAAGATTGCAAATCCTAAAAAGATAGTTGTAAAAAAACCTGAAAACCAAGGTCCTTCAATGCAAAACGAATACTTAGCAACCAACCAGAAAAAAGGAATTAGTGAAACTAAAAATACTTTAAACTCCTTACATTGCAAAGGCTCCAAACTTGTAAAGAAAGCTAAATACTAGGATGGGAGCGCTCATCAGAAGGTAAGCAGGCTTTTTAGTGCGGTAAAAAAGGAATGAAAGGTTTAAGCTGGTAAATATGAAAACTAAGTCAAGCGATCTTACGTAATTATGGTCGTTTAAGATCAAAATCAAGATATATGTAAGAAGATAACCTAAATATCTTTT
Above is a genomic segment from Thermodesulfobium narugense DSM 14796 containing:
- a CDS encoding GspE/PulE family protein, which translates into the protein MAVESAKRPKEAKIVGKLFESGLLTEEAATDVLYELEISDAPLLDVLENKGLLTREVVQKLENIYGFKIKRIEETPLDEKALQLLSSDFIKQRRILPLALRGDKLLLGMVNPQDLSTVDDVRLITKTQVEPAMILSSDFSKYISGEINFKKKEETIFGKESQDSPNYIEPQLQKEAFVYTEDDSVVDLVDSIVEEAVLKRASDVHIEPYEDKIVLRYRIDGSLLKISEFPKSIGPAIVSRIKILSTLDISERRRPQDGRMHLEVANKDIDMRVSIMPCTQGEKVVLRIFDKKAVAMELEALGFPERELRTFKSILQKPYGMIFVTGPTGSGKSTTLYSALNLLNREDVNILTAEDPVEFYIPGITQSQVNPQINLTFATLLRSFLRQDPDIIMVGEIRDSETAEIAVRAAMTGHLVLSTLHTNDAASAFPRLMDMDVEPFLLASSTLCILAQRLVRKVCPECVREVPMPEDMKIALGISPGGFGFGPVGEVTYFEGTGCSACFGTGYKGRTVVPELLVVNDEIRSLVMSRAPSKEIKSAAIKGGMRTMRENGVDLIFKGITTPQEIVKKIFTEE
- a CDS encoding type IV pilus twitching motility protein PilT, giving the protein MEITELLEKATQMNASDIHISVGIPPVIRREGKLIRLEEYGNITPKIAFELIFSMLSDYQKKKIEEELDIDFSYGISGVGRFRVNVFKQRGVWGAALRLIPWDIPSLETLGLPPIIAEFAKLVRGLVLVTGPTGSGKSTTLASLVNIINRTRECHIITIEDPIEYLHSHKKSIVDQREVGNDTKSFARAVRASLREDPDVILVGEMRDLETIAAAITAAETGHLVFSTLHTNDAPQTIDRIIDVFPTNQQQQIRTQLSTALQGVVSQALLPKIGGGRVVATEVMIATPAVRNLIREGKTSQLYSVIQTSGRYGMQQLDSSLKDLVLRGKVSFEDAFTVAVNKEEFMRLVGRL
- a CDS encoding type II secretion system F family protein, producing MPNFFYRVRDAKGKLVTGTTDAVSLLVLKNDLRNKGFLVVEIKEIKDVSKDVKVDKVEKGSSFTLPIFNRVTQKDLAIFSRQFATLVAAGVPIARTLNTLKSQTRKKVFKEVIDDVLKRVEGGESLARALERHNNVFNKLYTSLVRAGETSGSLDVILARVATYLEKEMALRNQVKQAVSYPIFVLTIALALSAFLLMFIVPMFAGFLTGMGAKLPLMTTIVVNASQFLIHNFIWIVLIIIAGVFLFARFLSNPVGREMFDLVVFRLPIFGPLYMKIECSRFARTFGSMTRSGVPILTSLEIIEDVLMSVVLKKGIRFVHDAVKRGQTIADSMRKTDKFPMVLVEMIAIGEETGHLDEMLDKSADYYDDEVETTVKALSSMLEPAMIVIIGGIVGFIVIAMYLPIFSLYQAIAK
- a CDS encoding type IV pilin protein, translating into MQSFPRKSLRNKRGFTLIELLVVIVIIGILAAVAFPIYQNFMKNAADADAKGALASLRSAEALYYAQYGTYTKDIGTLAGMVQTQGGITVGANGISVTAGGATYNYTITADSTSGLVSCTGNGAMGTSCSNW
- a CDS encoding secondary thiamine-phosphate synthase enzyme YjbQ, which produces MIERISINTSKKLQLIDVTSLVESALRNSYGAYNGVLLCYVPHTTAAITINEAADPDVALDIESFLKLHLPEGIKFRHLEGNSDAHVISTLIGSSVIVPVENGSLKLGRWQGIFFVEADGPRVRNINIVKLTS